Proteins encoded in a region of the Luteimonas viscosa genome:
- the galE gene encoding UDP-glucose 4-epimerase GalE: protein MRILVFGGTGYIGSHTCVELAARGHDLVVADNLCNSSPRVLERLQAITGAPVAFRNVDLRDRAATEGLLSGDGFDAVVHFAALKSVGESCERPLDYFDNNISGTLNLLQAMRSAGVRRLVFSSSATVYGDPDRVPVTEDAPLRVTNPYGRTKLVMEQLIGDLCTADPGFQAGILRYFNPAGAHASGLIGEDPAGIPNNLMPYICQVAVGRRAKLSVFGGDWPTVDGTGVRDYIHVLDLARAHADALDTLERTGAGFTVNLGTGTGVSVLQLVQAFERASGRPVPYEIVDRRAGDVAEVYADPAQAQALLGWRAQLDVDAMCRDAWRWQSMNPTGYADPD, encoded by the coding sequence ATGCGCATCCTCGTTTTCGGCGGCACCGGCTACATCGGCAGCCACACCTGCGTGGAACTGGCGGCGCGCGGCCACGACCTGGTGGTCGCCGACAACCTGTGCAACAGCTCGCCGCGCGTGCTGGAACGGCTGCAGGCCATCACGGGCGCGCCGGTCGCGTTCCGCAACGTCGACCTGCGCGACCGCGCGGCGACGGAAGGGCTGCTGTCGGGCGACGGCTTCGATGCGGTCGTGCATTTCGCCGCGCTCAAGTCGGTCGGGGAGTCCTGCGAACGGCCGCTCGACTACTTCGACAACAACATCAGCGGCACCCTGAACCTGCTGCAGGCGATGCGCAGCGCCGGCGTGCGGCGGCTGGTGTTCAGTTCGTCGGCCACGGTCTACGGCGATCCCGACAGGGTGCCCGTCACCGAGGACGCGCCGCTGCGCGTGACCAATCCCTATGGCCGCACCAAGCTGGTGATGGAGCAGTTGATCGGCGACCTGTGCACCGCCGATCCCGGCTTCCAGGCCGGCATCCTGCGTTACTTCAATCCGGCCGGGGCGCATGCCTCGGGCCTGATCGGCGAGGATCCGGCCGGCATCCCCAACAACCTCATGCCATACATCTGCCAGGTGGCGGTGGGCCGGCGCGCGAAGTTGAGCGTGTTCGGGGGCGACTGGCCGACGGTGGATGGCACCGGCGTGCGCGACTACATCCACGTGCTCGACCTGGCGCGCGCGCATGCCGATGCGCTGGACACCCTCGAACGCACCGGCGCGGGCTTCACCGTGAACCTCGGTACCGGTACCGGGGTAAGCGTGCTGCAGCTGGTGCAGGCCTTCGAGCGTGCCTCTGGGCGGCCGGTGCCCTACGAGATCGTCGACCGCCGCGCCGGCGACGTGGCCGAGGTCTACGCCGATCCGGCGCAGGCGCAGGCGCTGCTGGGCTGGCGCGCGCAGCTGGACGTCGACGCGATGTGCCGAGATGCCTGGCGCTGGCAGTCGATGAACCCCACCGGCTACGCCGATCCGGACTGA
- the thiD gene encoding bifunctional hydroxymethylpyrimidine kinase/phosphomethylpyrimidine kinase: MASDSSATCVSALTIAGSDSGGGAGIQADLRTFAAHRVHGLSAIAALTAQHTRGVTAVHVPPLAFLRAQIDACFEDFRIGAVKLGMLANAGVIHAVADALEAHPPPFLVLDPVMVATSGARLLEQDALDALRTRLVPRADLLTPNTPEADLLTGMRITDAATAERALDALLAMGAKAVLLKGGHLDEGAQVVDRYRDAAGDAGFIHERLPFEGHGTGCTLASAVAAQLCLGLPMAQAVATAVAYVGRALRQGYRPGRGQVRVLDHFGAAPTA, from the coding sequence ATGGCTTCCGATTCCTCCGCGACCTGCGTCTCCGCCCTGACCATCGCCGGCTCCGATTCCGGCGGCGGCGCCGGCATCCAGGCCGACCTGCGGACCTTCGCCGCCCACCGCGTGCACGGCCTGTCGGCGATCGCCGCGCTGACCGCGCAGCACACGCGCGGCGTCACCGCGGTGCACGTGCCGCCGCTCGCGTTCCTGCGCGCGCAGATCGATGCCTGCTTCGAGGATTTCAGGATCGGCGCGGTCAAGCTCGGCATGCTGGCGAACGCCGGGGTGATCCACGCCGTGGCCGACGCGCTGGAGGCGCATCCGCCGCCCTTCCTCGTGCTCGATCCGGTCATGGTCGCGACCTCCGGCGCCAGGCTGCTGGAACAGGACGCGCTGGACGCACTGCGTACGCGGCTGGTCCCGCGCGCGGACCTGCTGACGCCGAACACCCCCGAAGCCGACCTGCTGACCGGCATGCGCATCACGGACGCGGCCACCGCCGAGCGCGCGCTCGATGCGCTGCTGGCGATGGGCGCGAAGGCAGTGCTGCTCAAGGGGGGACACCTCGACGAAGGCGCGCAGGTGGTCGACCGCTACCGGGATGCCGCCGGCGACGCCGGCTTCATCCACGAACGCCTGCCGTTCGAGGGCCACGGCACCGGCTGCACGCTCGCCTCGGCGGTCGCCGCGCAGCTGTGCCTGGGGCTGCCGATGGCGCAGGCCGTGGCGACGGCCGTGGCGTATGTCGGGCGTGCGCTGCGCCAGGGGTATCGCCCCGGTCGCGGACAGGTACGCGTGCTCGACCATTTCGGCGCGGCGCCGACGGCATGA
- a CDS encoding alpha/beta hydrolase family protein — MNPAIAESELDATAADGHVWRLHARLPTAPTRTLLWLPALGVAARHYMPFADALARRGVAVFLHEWRGNDTSSLRAGRGRDWGYRELLELDIAASQAVIDRACPGGMPRVLGGHSLGGQLACCRLALAPESADALWLVASGAPYWRAFPMPLKAGLPLAYRFLPWLADMRGFLPGRRIGFGGNEAARLIRDWARTALSGRYTADGVAQDLEAGMARLTQPVRALVLSQDWMAPRSSLDFLLDKLAAADVRAACFDERAARTRADHYAWMKAPDAVADWLLAQSGSA, encoded by the coding sequence ATGAATCCGGCTATCGCGGAATCCGAACTCGACGCGACCGCCGCCGATGGCCACGTCTGGCGCCTGCACGCGCGGCTGCCGACGGCGCCGACGCGGACCTTGTTGTGGCTGCCGGCGCTGGGCGTGGCCGCGCGCCACTACATGCCGTTCGCCGATGCGCTGGCGCGTCGCGGCGTGGCGGTGTTCCTGCACGAATGGCGCGGGAACGATACCAGCAGCCTGCGCGCGGGCCGCGGCCGGGACTGGGGCTACCGCGAACTGCTGGAACTGGACATCGCGGCCAGCCAGGCGGTGATCGATCGGGCGTGCCCGGGCGGCATGCCGCGCGTGCTGGGTGGGCACAGCCTCGGTGGGCAACTCGCCTGCTGCCGGCTCGCGCTGGCCCCGGAATCGGCGGACGCACTGTGGCTGGTGGCCAGCGGCGCGCCCTACTGGCGGGCCTTCCCGATGCCGCTCAAGGCGGGCCTGCCGCTCGCCTACCGGTTCCTGCCGTGGCTGGCGGACATGCGCGGCTTCCTGCCGGGGCGCCGCATCGGCTTCGGTGGCAACGAAGCCGCGCGCCTGATCCGCGACTGGGCGCGCACCGCGTTGAGCGGTCGCTACACGGCCGATGGCGTAGCGCAGGATCTCGAGGCCGGCATGGCCCGGCTGACGCAGCCGGTACGCGCACTGGTGCTGTCTCAGGACTGGATGGCGCCGCGCTCCTCGCTCGACTTCCTGCTCGACAAGCTGGCCGCCGCCGACGTGCGGGCCGCCTGCTTCGACGAACGTGCCGCGCGCACCCGCGCCGACCACTACGCCTGGATGAAGGCACCCGACGCGGTCGCCGACTGGCTGCTCGCTCAGTCCGGATCGGCGTAG